In Podospora pseudocomata strain CBS 415.72m chromosome 4, whole genome shotgun sequence, the genomic stretch ATGGGTCCGTCGTCTTGATGGTCACCAGTAGGGTAGCTTGCTGGGGCCGTGGCCGTGGtctcaacagcccctccATGACCGGAATTGCTACTCATGAGAGCTCTCTCGTGGTGTTGTCACTTCCTGGCCTATACCCTGCCCCTTTGTCTTTCGAGCCCCAGCAACAGCGTCACTGCCCAGCTGTGTCGAACTTCCTGACCAGTTTTATAGTAAAGAAAGGTAATGGTGGACTGTAATCATCAGCGGGTGGGAGAACAAGGAAAACCATGTATTTTCTGGTGCTCTATCAGTCGTGGAATACAAAGCCAAGTCATTAATACCACCTTCTCGTCAATCAAAACCCAATCCTCTCATCGCATACCCCAACCTACTCTCGGCACCGCTGGCGGCATCAACAGAATGCATTGGAGAGAGCAAGGCTGGTGGCAAGGGCGTGACACACGCAATCATCTCGCCTGCCAACGTCAACGAGGACCCACTATCGGTCCCGCAGCGGACAAAAGGCTAGTCCGTGCGGCTCATCAACGGTCGGTTACCTAGCTTCCGATGACCATCGATATTCTGGTATCTAGTCCTCCATCAACGGATGCATGATCGCTTGCTCTGTTTTCTTTGGATACTAACCCAGACCGCTAGAGGGTGGAGAGAACCGACATGCCGCTAAAGGAGGAGCGGGCGGAAGGTAGGTGAGCGACAGACGGCGCCCAGTGTTGATCACAGAGCTTGAGCTGATGAACCTTAGAGCTCTCCATCTTCTGGCCGCAATGGCTCCATGCTTGCTTGCTCCTTCTGGCAGACAATAATATTCCGCAAGATACTCCGACGCCACTGAGATGAGAGCACTGCCTCGACCCTCCAACCAATGCAATATCTTCCTTCCCTGTTCTGCAACTGCAGAGAATCTGGAGCAAGATACGGTCCAATGCCTAGTAGCCCCGTTTGGTGGTTTCAGGTATGTTCGCCGTGCCATCCAAAATTGCCACAGCTGGGTTATCTGGCCGAATATTTGATACGTGGATCACGCGACATGTCCCTTGGGCGAACAATCTGCCGTGCCGAGCTCGGTGGTTTAGGCCGTGCCCGCCCGTCTCTGATGAGCAACTGACCATCGCACGGCCGGACTTCCGGAGGCGGGCTCCTCgagacaccatcaccgaTCACTACCGGCAGATCTCCCGTCTACGGTCTTGGCATGGAGTTAAATGGGTGTCCTTCCAGGTTGCGCTGGTTCCGCCTCACCGCAGCATTTGTTCACCCAGGTGAACACCTCCGGGATTGCCTTGCATTTGTAGGAACCAGGGAAACCCTGATATTGAGAAAAGACGATCGATCTCCGAGTCTAGTCCGAGGGGTCCTTGCGGCTTTTTTTCTCACCGACCTCTCccatccttttcctcttcaaaGCATCAGCTGCATGCTCAGGCTTTAGCGATGTGATGTTGGGTGGAACTGATGCTGGCTGTTGTATGGTCATTTTGGTTTCGTCTAGCACCTACCTTACAACCATGTTgcaggcttcttctcctgcttttGGTTCACTCTGTGTCAACGGTGTAAAGGTACATGTTGGTTTCTGTGCTGCTGCGGAGTGGCAGTCTGATGGCAAGGAACCGGGGCAAATCAAAGGCGGTGCGGACGGGCTGGAGTTTGCAGCGATGGGGAGAAACGGGGTTAATCTTCAGCAGGGTCTGCCCATCGCGACAACTTCACCTGGTTCTTCCCTGCCGCCAAAACGCGAGGAGCGAGCCCGGTTCGCAGCCTCCCCCTGGTTAAAGGCGGGTCTTTCTCGAACCCTGTGGAATGGGACTAGCCACGGTCTTTTTTATCTTTTGTTGTCACTGTCAAACCAGTATGGTGAGCATCTTCTATGTTTGAATCAACAAGAGAGAGATAGAGGCTCCGTAGTAGTCCATGTCTGAGAATCGCTCTCGTCAATCCCAGTTCATCATCCATTGTGTCCTTGGATCCCTTAGGTTGATATCTCGAGGTTCCTCCATTGGACCCCAAGTCCTAATCAGGACACTCTATAGACCTATGGATCTGTGGGGGCTGTTTAAGCGCATCTGAAGCCAGAAACGGTGTGGGAGCACCACGCTAGCTATTCTAGTCGGGTGCGGCACCTGCCGGACACTCCGTTTATTCAGGCAGGCCCGGCATCTATGAACTAGCGGGTTTGCTCCAGGAGAGGGCGGCATCATTGGGGATCTTGTGAAAAATTCTGAGTGGAGTTTTGTCAGTCCAGGTTGTGCTTAATTATCTCTTTCACGAGACCATACCATCAAAACTATTCCTTTGTTCGCAATCCCAGGTTGAATGAGAAGACGAATATCTAAGCTAGATACCCTTAGCATACCGGAGCCGTGACACATTCCCCAGATACTGTGCAGACAGCATCAAACGGTTTACGCCGCTTCAGGAGCGGTTTGTCAAAACCGATGTAAAAACTTGTTCGGCGACATGGAATTACTGCAGTGGACTTCCATTTCTAGTACCACCTCGTTCTTGGTAGGGTAGCACCATTGCTGTCTGACAGTCGACTCAACATATCAATTATCTGTTTAGTGTTTTGTGATATTCTTTTTCTCCACAGTCATATCGTCCTGCAGCTGGGTCCCTCCTGGCCGTTGCATTGTGAGAAAAGCTCCTGCATtgccctcctcaaaaaaaactccaaaaGATTTTTGTGAGAGACCCGAACTTGGCTCCTGTGGAGCTTTTTAGAAACGCCATCTGTTTACCTTTCCTGCACTTGTATGGGGAAAACTACCAATCAGACTGTCGTGATTTACTATCTCCATCACAGTGTGTCCCCATCGGAACCAGACTGATCGCTTTAGGGTTTTCTTTCAATGCGCTGCCCAAATTCTCTTTTGAACTCGGGTCCTTCGGAACAGGGAGTGTCCTTGCCCATTGGACCTGGCTTTGCCGGATCTTTTGCCCGGTGACGGACAGAAGGGGCAGAGTCTCTTCGTCACCTGCTCCAGGGTGCAACTTGAAACGCTGCGTTCTTCTGGTATTTGTAGTTTATGATGTATGCACATTTTGCTGTGGAAACCGGTCTTCCCCTTGCTGAAAAACCACAATAGTCTTTTCTTAGCAACACCTGATGTATGAAATGACGTATCTACTTTGACATGAACAGCTTTAATGTCTATAAACACTCCTTTATACTGATATGGAATGAAGTTTGGGGCCTTTTCTCTTACCCTGTtagttaaaaaaaaaagaaaaaaaaagaaagaaaaaaaagaagaaaaaaaaagaaagaagaaaaaaaaagataaaagaagaaaaaaagagaaaaacaaccaaaaacGCCATGTTGTAAAGTgtgttgaagaaagaaaagaattACTGAGGGTATAGAAATTAAGGTAGCAGTGCTTTTCGTGTCCCGAAATTTATCCGTCCAATATCCATTCCATGTTATGCAGAACAAAGCGAAAAACCTGAGCGTGGGCCAATGCTGCATGTCTATGTTGGTTCCGGTGTTTGTGTCCGCCTGCAAGACTCCTATTCTTGAGAAAACAAACCCAAAAACTCCAAGCAAAGTGCTGAGACGGCCCTGTTTTCCCCTTCTGGGGGCGATCGCTGTCGCCCGATATTTCACCCGCTGCTGGCGTGACAGGGTGGCCCACATATCAACCGGCAGTATGTGGCCATGTCAGATATCGCTGCCAGATTGTGCATCGTCTGGGTGTTTTCACCCAATCCCGGGAGCGTTGACGTGCTTGGGGCCGATTAAGGAACGAAGGTTTGTCCACTGCTGCAGGTGGCGGCAAGTGATGAGTGGCGTAAAGTGGGTGATAAAGGTCTTCTTGGGTGATCCGGTCACCGTGAGAGCCATTCATAGACCAGCAGCCTGTGGCAGTCCATGTGGCTGCGGCTGGTAGTAAGAAGGATACATCGTCGCGGACCACGGTTGAGGTGTGATGTATCCTGCAGCTGGCTGCGATACATTGGGATTAGGATAGCCATGGTCTGCTGCTGATGACACCTTACTGTTAGCGTTTGGCCATGATTCTGGAATTTGATCGGCCCCACGGCTGGTCGTTGTACCTGGATCAATATCTCGTTGTTCAAACTCCAGTTTCGTAGCGGCAGCATCCATGCAAGGCATAGAAGTGGGCGTGATCACATTCCCTTCCATCATGGTCGGCATGCTGGTCGGGATATAGGCCGGGATGAAGGCTTCGTCGGGGTGGCTCGGGGAAGAGCAAGGGCTGGAAACGACCGAGGGAACCGAGACGGAGGACACTGGAACCGAAGATACTGACACCCCAGAGGGCCATTGTTCCTCTGTCGTGGGCACAAATGTGAAGGTCTGCGGCGCCGAGTTGTAGTCGTTGGATGGTTGCCCAAATGGCGGAGGCCGGCTAGGAATGCCGGCGTGACCGGCGGGTAGCAGATCGGGTGCCTCAAAGCCTGGGGCTGGTGTGGTTAGAATGGAAGCTCGAAATGGACAGGCAAGAGCTGATGGCTGGGATATACCGGGTGGTGAAAACATATTATGATTGAAGCGTTTGAGTTCTTCGCGCAAACTGaacacctctctctccagcGCATGGTTCCTCATCTGGAGCTGGCTGATGGTCTCGTCCCGGCTATGTCGGTTCTTGTACTcttccaactccttctccagccGCTCGATGTGCTCTTTTGTGCGTTGCCTGATTGCGCGCTGGGCTTCCCGGTCATTGGCCCGTTTCCGGGCAAGTTGCGTGGGCGTGAGTGTCGACACGCTGCGAGTACCTGATGACGGCAGAGGTTAGAGATGTGTGAAAACAGTGGAGATGGGCAATCCATACCCTTCCGCTTGGATGGCTTTGGTGGTTCTGTAGATGTCTCTCGGGTCAtgtcgaagatgatgtgTTTTGCGTGTATGAGACGACGTCAGTCCTCGGAGACTTTGTCGACGGCGACGTTATATGTGGATGGAGATAGAAGTGTTTTCATCTACCATGGAAAGTGTGAGGGTTTTTGATGTCGAGGACAGCAAGAGCCATGTGAACCAGCAATAATCGGCAcca encodes the following:
- a CDS encoding hypothetical protein (COG:S; EggNog:ENOG503P5RG), yielding MTRETSTEPPKPSKRKGTRSVSTLTPTQLARKRANDREAQRAIRQRTKEHIERLEKELEEYKNRHSRDETISQLQMRNHALEREVFSLREELKRFNHNMFSPPGISQPSALACPFRASILTTPAPGFEAPDLLPAGHAGIPSRPPPFGQPSNDYNSAPQTFTFVPTTEEQWPSGVSVSSVPVSSVSVPSVVSSPCSSPSHPDEAFIPAYIPTSMPTMMEGNVITPTSMPCMDAAATKLEFEQRDIDPGTTTSRGADQIPESWPNANSKVSSAADHGYPNPNVSQPAAGYITPQPWSATMYPSYYQPQPHGLPQAAGL